Proteins from a single region of Limosilactobacillus fermentum:
- a CDS encoding PTS mannose/fructose/sorbose transporter subunit IIC → MISVILVIIFAFLAGMEGVLDEFQFHQPLVACTLIGLATGHLVPCIMLGGSLQMIALGWANIGAAVAPDIALASVASAIIFVQGGGQSKDVGTAIAIAIPLAVAGLFLTMVVRTISVAISHIMDREAEKGSIRGVNTWQLIALSLQGLRIALPAIALMSIPSSIVRDFLNSMPAWLTDGMTIGGGMVVAVGYAMVINMIATREVWPFFIIGFVLAAVSQLTLIAIGALGLALTLLYLQLESKGGGNGGSSNGGQSAGDPLGDILDDY, encoded by the coding sequence ATGATCTCAGTTATCTTAGTTATCATCTTCGCGTTCTTAGCGGGGATGGAAGGGGTCTTGGATGAATTCCAATTCCACCAACCACTGGTTGCATGTACCCTGATCGGATTAGCGACCGGTCACTTAGTACCATGTATCATGCTCGGGGGATCTTTACAAATGATCGCCTTGGGTTGGGCCAACATTGGGGCCGCCGTGGCACCTGACATTGCTTTGGCTTCCGTTGCATCTGCCATTATTTTTGTTCAAGGTGGGGGCCAAAGTAAGGACGTTGGGACTGCCATTGCGATCGCCATCCCGCTGGCCGTGGCTGGTTTATTCTTGACGATGGTGGTACGGACGATCTCCGTGGCCATCTCCCACATCATGGACCGCGAAGCCGAAAAGGGGAGCATCCGTGGGGTGAACACTTGGCAATTAATCGCCCTGTCCTTACAAGGGCTCCGGATTGCGCTTCCGGCGATTGCCTTAATGTCAATTCCGTCTAGCATTGTTCGTGACTTCCTGAACTCCATGCCAGCATGGCTGACCGATGGGATGACCATCGGTGGTGGGATGGTGGTGGCCGTTGGTTACGCCATGGTTATCAACATGATCGCCACCCGCGAAGTTTGGCCATTCTTCATCATTGGGTTCGTCCTCGCCGCCGTTTCCCAACTGACCCTGATTGCCATTGGGGCCTTAGGGCTGGCCTTAACCCTACTTTACCTACAATTGGAAAGCAAGGGTGGCGGTAACGGTGGTTCCAGCAACGGTGGTCAATCTGCCGGTGACCCGCTGGGCGACATTTTGGATGATTACTAA
- a CDS encoding IS3 family transposase, whose amino-acid sequence MSQSGYKVSDLVKAAGVSRQAYYKWLTHEPTVHDIQDQEILKLVKQLEAQHKHCVGYDKMTRLIKQERLSYTVNKKRVMRIMKEHSIKADYRQPKRKRVQEQETYEAQNTLNRQFEQAAANQVWVTDTTEIAYNIRKYKVRLHVVLDLYGQYPLSWIITPTETSTGAIKVFQMAKQKAGGLAPLIHTDRGAAYTSKAFNHYLASNNSQHSYSAPGTPADNAVMEHWWADFKSIWLAHSPQPQTFEDLEQLVTEGIDYFTHSFISGKRNDLTAAEYRFGKAN is encoded by the coding sequence ATGAGCCAAAGTGGGTATAAGGTATCTGATCTAGTTAAAGCAGCCGGGGTAAGTCGGCAGGCTTACTACAAGTGGCTTACCCATGAACCGACGGTTCATGATATTCAAGATCAAGAAATTCTAAAGCTCGTTAAACAGTTAGAAGCACAACATAAACACTGCGTTGGTTATGACAAGATGACCCGTTTGATAAAGCAGGAAAGATTATCATACACAGTTAACAAGAAGCGCGTCATGCGCATTATGAAGGAACACAGTATTAAAGCGGACTATCGTCAGCCTAAGAGAAAACGTGTGCAGGAGCAGGAAACTTATGAAGCACAGAATACCCTGAACCGCCAGTTCGAACAAGCTGCCGCAAATCAGGTGTGGGTGACGGACACGACGGAAATTGCCTACAACATTCGTAAGTACAAAGTCCGTCTACACGTTGTCCTGGATCTATACGGTCAATACCCACTTAGCTGGATTATTACGCCTACAGAAACGAGTACTGGGGCTATTAAAGTATTTCAAATGGCCAAGCAGAAAGCCGGAGGTCTGGCACCGCTAATCCACACTGATCGCGGAGCAGCATATACTTCCAAAGCATTCAACCACTACTTGGCTAGTAATAACAGCCAACATAGTTACTCAGCCCCAGGAACACCAGCTGATAATGCGGTGATGGAGCACTGGTGGGCTGATTTTAAATCTATCTGGTTAGCACACTCACCACAACCACAAACGTTTGAAGACTTAGAACAGCTGGTGACAGAAGGCATCGATTACTTTACGCATTCCTTTATTTCAGGCAAAAGAAATGACCTTACCGCAGCAGAATACCGCTTTGGCAAGGCCAACTAG
- a CDS encoding helix-turn-helix domain-containing protein, which translates to MRTSSLNRWIKQFLTAGLAGLIRPEHNHRYTLQTKRSAVKAYLSGTLSGQAILNRYQIRSLSQLHQWIVRYNSGQLSVAYATRKRARKVGRKVTFEEKRQITQWTIDHEYNYQAAAKKFNVSYQRVYSWVRKYQRTHDWESLQDNRGRHKGKTPTNEVERLRQEVRQLKAKAKEREVQIAFAKKLVEIHNREVERPDDIKRFRK; encoded by the coding sequence GTGCGGACCTCTAGCCTTAACAGATGGATTAAACAATTTTTAACGGCTGGTTTAGCTGGATTGATTCGCCCTGAACACAATCACAGGTACACACTTCAAACCAAGCGATCAGCCGTTAAAGCTTACCTTTCAGGTACCCTGTCAGGCCAAGCAATTCTCAATAGATATCAAATTCGTAGTCTTTCCCAACTACATCAATGGATTGTCCGGTACAATAGTGGACAATTAAGTGTTGCTTACGCAACAAGAAAGCGAGCTAGGAAAGTGGGCCGAAAAGTTACTTTTGAGGAGAAACGGCAAATTACTCAATGGACAATTGATCACGAGTATAACTATCAAGCCGCGGCAAAGAAATTTAATGTCAGCTATCAACGGGTCTATTCATGGGTACGAAAGTACCAAAGAACTCACGATTGGGAATCCCTTCAGGATAACCGGGGTCGCCATAAAGGCAAAACACCAACCAATGAAGTGGAAAGATTACGACAAGAAGTAAGGCAGCTGAAAGCTAAAGCGAAGGAACGGGAGGTACAGATTGCCTTCGCAAAAAAATTGGTCGAAATACACAATCGGGAGGTGGAACGGCCGGACGATATCAAGCGATTCAGGAAATGA
- a CDS encoding PTS sugar transporter subunit IIA, with amino-acid sequence MFSIILISHGQMSQGILHSSEMIFGKQEDVVAVSLNPDEGPDDFRKKLEEAIASLGNTEKILFLADLWGYCTLSS; translated from the coding sequence ATGTTTAGTATTATCTTGATCAGCCACGGTCAGATGTCCCAGGGGATCCTTCACTCCAGTGAAATGATCTTCGGTAAGCAAGAAGACGTTGTGGCGGTCTCATTGAATCCAGATGAGGGGCCGGATGACTTCCGCAAGAAGTTAGAAGAAGCCATCGCCAGTCTGGGCAATACCGAAAAGATCCTTTTCTTGGCTGACCTTTGGGGGTACTGTACCCTGTCAAGTTGA